The Saprospiraceae bacterium sequence AATTTTGTGCCATCGATCATTCACACCATTTAAAGGTCTCTTATAATAGTATTCTTGGATCTGACCATATGAAAATGGGCAAAAAAACAAAACAAAAAACAAGACTATACACTTATTTTTCTTCCACATCTGTGAGGTTATTGTATTTGTTGTACAGGAACGAAATAATGAGTAAGAGAATTCCAAGAGAAATAAAAATGATCGTTTTGGCAATGGTCCCAAGATGCGAAATATCGTAGAAAAACAGTTTAAGGAGAGTGATTGCAAAAAGTACAATGGCAAAAATACGAATATGTTTCTTTCCTTTCCACAAGCCAAAAATGATATACAATAATGCTAAGGTGCCCCACAAAATACTCATGCCAAGCTTAAATGAATCTGTGGCATAATTCAGATCCATCCACGTCAAAAGTTCATTGCTAAGAATGATACAAACAAAAATTGCTATAAACAATTCCAACATCACCCATATTCTTCTGGTGGTCTCCATAAATGAAGATTTGGCATGCAAAAACAAGCTATAAAATGCAAAACCTGATAATATAATCCCAAGATATTTTATACCCAGATGCCAAATTCCCCTTTCATAATACTCTGCCGTGTAGTTGCCTAAATAACTTGTTCTTAAAGCACCGGTATTAAACAATCCTACGGTCAAAAACGACAACAAGACCCAAACTACCGCTAAAGACAATATCATTCCGACTACTCTGTTTCGTACAAACTTTTTATTGACCCACAACAAAACAGCAGTATAGATCAAAGAAAAATATAACGACCAAAGACTTCCAAAAGTAAGCAAATCATAATTATAGACAGGATAACTATTGTTAGGATCGGTTTTGTTTTGCTCCACAGATGCTTCGTAAGCTCGCTGCCAGTAAGTGTCTATTTCGATTTGAGCAGTAGCAAAAACCAACATCACTAGTGTAAGACTCAGAAATATAGTCAGCACTTGATCCCAGGATTTGATGCCGAGTAAAGGCTCAGTGATTTTATGCTTCCGGTGAATAAAAAATATAAACACAAATGACAGAATAACCAATAATGCTGTCAGGAAATAAATATTAAATACAGGCATTAAGTTAGTCGTCTCATCACCTTGAAGTTGATATTTGGACCAATCTTCACCAAGGCTTCCCACTGCTAAAATCATCAATGGATATGACATATACTCGTAGGCGGCTATATTTTTTGTTCTACCTATCCAAAACAATAGTGTCGCTTCAAAGGCCCAAATCAGAGTGACCCAATGCCCATCCAACTGTACAGGAATAGCCAAGGTAATAAAGACCAACACCAAACCAGCTACAAAATAAAATAGTCCGCTATCAGCAAGTTTCATCCTGTAGACCAACATCGTCACAACAAAATGAATCAACCCGTTTCCTAATGTAAATAAACCAAGCAGCTGATTAAATTGGGCATCTGCATTGAGCAGCGAATAGCCCAGTCCATAAAAAATAAAAGAATTGGTAAATAATAGTAGAATATCAAATACATCAAATCGTTCTTTTCTAACCAATTTGTAAGCCAAAAATACCACATAAAAAATAACGAAAAAGATGATCAAAAACAAAAACGCCAGGCCAAAATGTTGTGCATGAAGATAATTGAAATTGTACCAACTGGCAAAAATGATCCATGTAAGCGCAAAAGAAACGTAGTACAGTACTTTCCAGTATTTTTTGAATGCCAAAATTAGAATTCCTAGATTAATGATGGACATATAAGTGAATAAAATCAGGACTTTGCCCGATCCTTCACTTAATAAAAACGGAACAGCATACGCACCTACTAAGCCAATATGGGCAACTACTTGTTTGTCATAATGTATGGCTGCGACGACCGTAAAAACAGTAAACAACAACATCAAGCCAAATGCAACTTCCATAGAAAACAGACCATAAAAACTGTAAGCAGCATATGTAATAAAATACATGATAGCTATCGCACCACTTACAAGTACTGCACTGAAGTTGCGATAATTTTGTTTTAACTTCATTCCAACACCCAGCAAAGCTACTCCCATCAAATATCCAAGGATGATCCGTGTCAATGGATTGATGAGATTATTGTCAATCGAATATTTGGCACCAATCGCTACACCTATGATGGTAATCGCTATTCCCAATTTATTGATCAGGTTCTCTCCAATGAGTTTTTCAAAATTTACTCCTAATTTCGCATCAGGTTGAACTTTGATTTTCTGTGTTGTTTGGGTTATCTCAATGGGCTGATTGATTGGTTCCAAGTCGTTTGATCCAGTATTAACCAATGGTGGATCAGTTTCTTGTTTAGATACATCAGGTTGCTGTGTCTGCGAAATTTCCGGCACAAGTTCTTCATTATACTCCTTAACACCATCAGGCGTTGACATTTTGATGCGAATGATTTCTTTACGAATAGTATCGATCTCAGCTGAAAAACTCTCTTGTCGCTTAATGATGGATTCCAGTCGATCGAGCAGGATATCTAATTTATCATTTTGGTTTTCCATATATATGTGTGATACCACAAATATGGTATAAATTTTTGATTTTGAGAAATAATACTAAGTTTATCGGTAGAAGGAAACAGAAAGTATGATACTATGAACGCCAAGTTGAGAAAAAGCATACATAATAAACTAAGCTCATAAAGAACAAGAAAGAATAAGTTCATATACACTTTCCATCACCCTTCCAGCCAATCCTTAAAATCTTTAACCCTCTCTCTGGATACGATGACGGTATCTTTAAAATCTGGCAGTAGTTTCAATGTATATCTGGAATTGAAGTAAGTTTCGATCTTTTCGATCGAAGGTTGGTGTACGATCATAGATCTATTGATGCGAAAAAAGTCTTTGGGGTCGAGTAGTTTGAAGACAGTATCTAATGTCTCATCCATGAGGTATTTTTTGCCATGATCGCAGACTATGTGAGTATATCCTTCATCGGAGTAGAAGTAAGCTATTTCTCCTTTGCGGATGACCCGAAGGTGAGTACCAGATTTGACCAGAAAGCGCTCTTTGTATGTAAATGACTTCTCAGTTGGAGGAGCAAGTTCATTGGTTTTATATATGTGCACATATTTTTCCATAGCGGCATACAATTCGTCAGCATCTACAGGCTTAAGCAGATAATCGATGCTTTGGTGTTTGAATGCTTTGAGTGTATACTCATCATAAGCTGTGGTAAATATGATGGGGATATTGATATCAGCTTTCTCCAGGATTTCGAGGCTCGTGCCATCCCCGAGTCTGATATCCATCAGTATCAGGTCGATGTCGCGTCGTTTATCCAGCAGTTTGATACCCTCGGCGACGCTGGCACAATGCAATATTACTTCTGACGTATAAGGTGCTTCGGAAAGCAATCTTTCTATCCTTCGAGCTGCGGGGCTTTCATCTTCTACAATACAAATTCGGATAGGTGTCATGATGTTTGACCATTATGGTTATTGTAATCCAAAACTGGCAAGCACACTTGAAAGATGCTTCCATCATTACATATTATAACTTCGGCATCTGTAAAGAAAGCATACCTATTGCGTATATTTTCCAGCCCTACAGACGTTGATTCATCTTTATCGACAATCGGACTGATGTTGTTTTCAATGCAAAGATAATGAGTGGATGGGTCCGAATACAATTTCACATGCAATGGATTTTCTTTTGTAGTCATGTTATGTTTGACACAATTTTCAAATGTAATCTGCAGGCTAAATGGCAATATGTATTTATGTATCAGACCTGGGTCTATCTGTTCTTCGTATACAAGCGTATCTCCAAATCTTTCTTTGAGTAAGTGAATATAGGCTCGTAAATAAGCCAATTCACTCTCAATGGTGACCAAACCTCCTTCTTTTTGTTCAAGGATGTGACGATATACTTTGGATAGTTTAGTGACAAATTTATCAGCTCTATTTGGGTCTTCTTGGATCAATGACGATAAAGTATTCAAACTATTGAATAAAAAATGTGGGTTGATCTGACTTTGAAGACTCGACAGTTTAGTTTGAATATTTTCAGCCACGAGTTTTTGTTTTTCTACCATACTTTTACCTAAAAGCTGTGCTAAGAAAAAACTTTCATATACTACAAAAATTAAAAATGTAAAAACAATACTCGTTATGATTTTGATAGCGGGATTGGGAGTCAGTTCATCTTCCAATTTATATTGAAAAACAAAACTTAGTATCAACATTCCTACAAAATCAATGATGAAATATCCTATGAAAATACAAATAACGGAAATCATCTGACGCTTGCGGATGTCTTCAAATCCGGGATATTTTCTCACCAATAAATAGTAAGCTCCCCTAAATACTAACCAAAAAATGGTGGTAAAATAAACGGAAACAGGGAAACACTCACTAAATACCACAAATTGACCATCTTTTAGCAAATGACCAAAAAGTAAAGTATTGATCAATAAAGCCGTCACTGGTACACCGAACAGCAGTATCCATCTATCATCAAAACCAATTATGTCTTTACGTGACTTTAACATAATTTTAGTTACTAAGTGCTAAGATTAACGCTGATATACCTATGACCAAACATAGTGGAGTGTAAATTTTTGTGTCTTTGATGCCAAAGGTCGTATGCCTTACTTTTTTGAACAAGCCAACATAATTAAACTCGCCAATGGCACGTACAAGAAAGATACCTGCTATTGCCCATAATCCATATTTACTGATGATTTCATGGAAAAATGGTAATCGGAAATGAAATATTTTCAGGGATGCTATAAAAGCAAAAAATAATAAGCCAAAGGCTACTATCAAGGTCGGGATAATACCTGGCATAGGAAATTCAGTTTTGTCTTCCTTAGTCGGAAAAACTCCATCGCTTGCCCATCTTCCTCCGAAAGCCCAATAAATGTGCAGACCTGAGAGAAATGTAAATATGATTATTAAAATTAAAGCTGGTAATGTGGTCATATTTGTTTTTCTAAGAATTTTACTTAAAAATCATCATAAAAAGTCACTGAAGCGATCCATTCTCCCATCTCCTTGTTCCCATCTCCTTGTTCCTTTCTTCCTTTCTCCCTTTCTCCCATCTCCTTGTTCCATTCTCCTTGTTCCGTTCTCCATTCTCCTTGTTCCGTTCTCCATTCTCCTTGTTCCGTTCTCCATTCTCCTTGTTCCGTTCTCCATTCTCCTTGTTCCGTTCTCCCATC is a genomic window containing:
- a CDS encoding response regulator transcription factor; the encoded protein is MRICIVEDESPAARRIERLLSEAPYTSEVILHCASVAEGIKLLDKRRDIDLILMDIRLGDGTSLEILEKADINIPIIFTTAYDEYTLKAFKHQSIDYLLKPVDADELYAAMEKYVHIYKTNELAPPTEKSFTYKERFLVKSGTHLRVIRKGEIAYFYSDEGYTHIVCDHGKKYLMDETLDTVFKLLDPKDFFRINRSMIVHQPSIEKIETYFNSRYTLKLLPDFKDTVIVSRERVKDFKDWLEG
- a CDS encoding sensor histidine kinase, whose amino-acid sequence is MLKSRKDIIGFDDRWILLFGVPVTALLINTLLFGHLLKDGQFVVFSECFPVSVYFTTIFWLVFRGAYYLLVRKYPGFEDIRKRQMISVICIFIGYFIIDFVGMLILSFVFQYKLEDELTPNPAIKIITSIVFTFLIFVVYESFFLAQLLGKSMVEKQKLVAENIQTKLSSLQSQINPHFLFNSLNTLSSLIQEDPNRADKFVTKLSKVYRHILEQKEGGLVTIESELAYLRAYIHLLKERFGDTLVYEEQIDPGLIHKYILPFSLQITFENCVKHNMTTKENPLHVKLYSDPSTHYLCIENNISPIVDKDESTSVGLENIRNRYAFFTDAEVIICNDGSIFQVCLPVLDYNNHNGQTS
- a CDS encoding DUF3995 domain-containing protein is translated as MTTLPALILIIIFTFLSGLHIYWAFGGRWASDGVFPTKEDKTEFPMPGIIPTLIVAFGLLFFAFIASLKIFHFRLPFFHEIISKYGLWAIAGIFLVRAIGEFNYVGLFKKVRHTTFGIKDTKIYTPLCLVIGISALILALSN
- a CDS encoding DUF2339 domain-containing protein, which gives rise to MENQNDKLDILLDRLESIIKRQESFSAEIDTIRKEIIRIKMSTPDGVKEYNEELVPEISQTQQPDVSKQETDPPLVNTGSNDLEPINQPIEITQTTQKIKVQPDAKLGVNFEKLIGENLINKLGIAITIIGVAIGAKYSIDNNLINPLTRIILGYLMGVALLGVGMKLKQNYRNFSAVLVSGAIAIMYFITYAAYSFYGLFSMEVAFGLMLLFTVFTVVAAIHYDKQVVAHIGLVGAYAVPFLLSEGSGKVLILFTYMSIINLGILILAFKKYWKVLYYVSFALTWIIFASWYNFNYLHAQHFGLAFLFLIIFFVIFYVVFLAYKLVRKERFDVFDILLLFTNSFIFYGLGYSLLNADAQFNQLLGLFTLGNGLIHFVVTMLVYRMKLADSGLFYFVAGLVLVFITLAIPVQLDGHWVTLIWAFEATLLFWIGRTKNIAAYEYMSYPLMILAVGSLGEDWSKYQLQGDETTNLMPVFNIYFLTALLVILSFVFIFFIHRKHKITEPLLGIKSWDQVLTIFLSLTLVMLVFATAQIEIDTYWQRAYEASVEQNKTDPNNSYPVYNYDLLTFGSLWSLYFSLIYTAVLLWVNKKFVRNRVVGMILSLAVVWVLLSFLTVGLFNTGALRTSYLGNYTAEYYERGIWHLGIKYLGIILSGFAFYSLFLHAKSSFMETTRRIWVMLELFIAIFVCIILSNELLTWMDLNYATDSFKLGMSILWGTLALLYIIFGLWKGKKHIRIFAIVLFAITLLKLFFYDISHLGTIAKTIIFISLGILLLIISFLYNKYNNLTDVEEK